In Streptomyces puniciscabiei, a single genomic region encodes these proteins:
- a CDS encoding heavy-metal-associated domain-containing protein — protein MDQKQYNVTGMSCEHCAASIREEVSEVPGVSKVVVDLAANAVTVHGTGLEDERLRAAIVEAGYGIADSIAA, from the coding sequence ATGGACCAGAAGCAGTACAACGTCACGGGAATGAGCTGCGAGCACTGCGCGGCGAGCATCAGGGAAGAGGTCTCCGAGGTACCCGGGGTCAGCAAGGTCGTGGTCGACCTCGCCGCCAACGCCGTCACCGTGCACGGCACGGGCCTTGAGGACGAGCGGCTGCGCGCGGCGATCGTCGAGGCCGGGTACGGCATCGCCGACTCGATCGCCGCCTGA
- a CDS encoding heavy metal translocating P-type ATPase — protein sequence MGGEPVTVDLVTTDLTVGGMTCAACVRRVEKKLGRLDGVTATVNLATGRARVSHPSRISPWELVAAVEEAGYTAALPEPPKQPGAGEGKDAGEPEDARQERSRLLVTALLAVPVLVLSMVPALQFRNWQWLCLALAAPVAVWSALPFHVRAARGLRHAAATMDTLVSLGVVASFSWSAYALFLGGAGEPGMRMPFTLVPSASDGAAHLYLEAAVGVPLFVLAGRFLEARARRGTGAALRSLAQLAAKEVTIREGDDERRVPIEWLRPGQVFVVRPGERVATDGQVVEGSSAVDLSLVTGESEPVEVGPGSAVVGGAVNAGGLLLVQATAVGADTQLARITRLVTEAQAGKARAQRLADTVAGVFVPVVLALAVTCLGFWLGAGADPQAAVTACVAVLVVACPCAVGLATPTALMAATGRGAQLGVLVGGPQALEGLQHIDTVVLDKTGTLTSGHMTVARVTVVREGLGREALLRLAGAVEHGSEHPLGRAIASYARRELPEGPLPDVSEFAAVPGRGVRGLVEARLVEVLACDGELPTALADALSVAEAAAHTPVLVRVDGVAEALIDVGDVVRPGSYRAVDRLRRLGVRPVLATGDREAPAQAVAAALGIDEVHARCTPEAKADLVRDLRERGYRVAVVGDGVNDAAALAGADLGIAMGSGTDVAIGAADVTLVRGDIEALADAVRLARRTLGTIRANLVWAFGYNVVTVPLAMVGLLNPMLAAAAMSVSSLLVVGNSLRLRAWQPSPAPARRRTR from the coding sequence ATGGGCGGGGAACCGGTGACCGTCGACCTGGTGACGACCGACCTGACCGTCGGCGGTATGACCTGCGCGGCCTGTGTGAGGCGCGTCGAGAAGAAGCTCGGCAGGCTGGACGGGGTCACGGCGACCGTCAATCTGGCCACCGGACGAGCGCGGGTGAGCCACCCGTCGCGGATCAGCCCCTGGGAACTCGTCGCCGCCGTCGAGGAGGCCGGCTACACGGCTGCCCTGCCCGAGCCGCCCAAGCAGCCCGGGGCGGGGGAAGGCAAGGACGCGGGCGAGCCCGAAGACGCTCGCCAGGAGCGGAGTCGGCTGCTGGTCACCGCTCTGCTCGCCGTGCCCGTGCTCGTGCTGTCGATGGTGCCCGCGCTGCAGTTCCGCAACTGGCAGTGGCTGTGCCTCGCGCTGGCCGCGCCGGTCGCCGTCTGGAGTGCGTTGCCCTTCCATGTGCGGGCGGCGCGTGGGCTTCGGCATGCGGCGGCGACCATGGACACCCTGGTGTCGCTGGGTGTGGTGGCGTCCTTCTCCTGGTCCGCCTACGCGCTCTTCCTCGGCGGTGCCGGGGAGCCCGGCATGCGGATGCCGTTCACTCTGGTGCCCTCGGCTTCGGACGGCGCGGCGCACCTCTATCTCGAAGCCGCCGTCGGTGTACCGCTGTTCGTCCTGGCGGGGCGGTTCCTGGAGGCGCGGGCCCGGCGCGGGACCGGGGCGGCGCTCAGGTCACTGGCCCAACTCGCCGCCAAAGAGGTGACGATCCGCGAAGGCGACGACGAACGGCGCGTTCCCATCGAGTGGTTGAGGCCGGGGCAGGTCTTCGTCGTGCGGCCGGGGGAGCGGGTGGCCACCGACGGGCAGGTGGTGGAGGGCAGTTCGGCCGTGGATCTGTCCCTGGTCACCGGGGAGAGCGAGCCCGTCGAGGTCGGGCCGGGTTCGGCGGTGGTCGGCGGCGCTGTCAACGCCGGCGGGCTGCTGCTGGTGCAGGCCACGGCCGTCGGCGCGGACACCCAGCTCGCCCGGATCACCCGGCTGGTGACCGAGGCCCAGGCCGGCAAGGCACGGGCGCAGCGGCTGGCCGACACGGTGGCCGGGGTGTTCGTCCCCGTCGTGCTCGCGCTGGCCGTCACCTGTCTCGGTTTCTGGCTCGGTGCCGGGGCCGACCCGCAGGCCGCCGTCACCGCGTGCGTGGCCGTGCTCGTCGTGGCCTGCCCGTGCGCGGTCGGCCTGGCCACGCCGACCGCGCTGATGGCCGCGACCGGCCGCGGTGCCCAACTGGGCGTCCTGGTCGGCGGACCCCAGGCGCTGGAGGGGCTCCAGCACATCGACACGGTCGTCCTGGACAAGACCGGCACGCTCACCTCCGGCCACATGACCGTCGCCCGCGTCACGGTCGTACGCGAAGGACTGGGCAGGGAGGCGCTGCTGCGGCTGGCCGGGGCCGTCGAGCACGGCTCGGAACATCCCCTGGGCCGGGCGATCGCCTCCTACGCCCGGCGGGAACTCCCCGAGGGGCCGCTGCCGGACGTGAGCGAGTTCGCCGCCGTGCCGGGACGGGGCGTGCGCGGCCTGGTCGAGGCCCGGCTGGTGGAAGTCCTCGCCTGTGACGGCGAGTTGCCCACCGCCCTGGCAGACGCGCTGTCGGTGGCCGAGGCCGCCGCCCACACGCCCGTCCTGGTCCGGGTGGACGGCGTGGCCGAGGCCCTGATCGATGTCGGGGACGTCGTACGGCCCGGAAGTTACCGGGCGGTGGACCGGCTGCGGCGCCTCGGCGTGCGGCCGGTGCTCGCCACCGGTGACCGCGAGGCACCCGCGCAGGCCGTGGCCGCGGCCCTGGGCATCGACGAGGTGCACGCCCGCTGCACCCCCGAGGCCAAGGCCGACCTCGTACGGGACCTGCGGGAGCGGGGCTACCGCGTCGCGGTCGTCGGCGACGGAGTGAACGACGCCGCCGCCCTGGCCGGCGCCGACCTGGGCATCGCCATGGGCAGCGGCACGGACGTGGCCATCGGGGCCGCCGACGTGACGTTGGTACGCGGGGACATCGAGGCGTTGGCGGACGCGGTCCGGCTCGCCCGGCGCACGCTGGGCACGATCCGGGCCAACCTCGTCTGGGCCTTCGGCTACAACGTCGTGACCGTGCCGCTCGCCATGGTCGGCCTGCTCAATCCGATGCTCGCAGCGGCGGCGATGTCGGTGAGTTCGCTGCTGGTCGTGGGCAACAGCCTGCGGCTGCGCGCCTGGCAGCCGTCGCCCGCTCCCGCCCGGAGGCGTACCCGATGA
- a CDS encoding copper chaperone PCu(A)C — protein sequence MTEQNLWRPTRRRLTDTLLAALAPVAACSLALGGLTTWAGAGKAGSPARITVSNGRVLLPYGNSTDTAALFDIANVGGADDRLVNVTSTAAHGRITLSGHRMLGGRAAYKTDVTSAGVPAGGVLSMSPRGVDVTLRAGADWRAGDLVPFTLHFERSAPVETIAVVIRPSDSGP from the coding sequence ATGACCGAGCAGAACCTCTGGCGACCCACTCGCCGTCGGCTGACCGACACCCTCCTCGCCGCGCTCGCGCCCGTGGCCGCGTGCAGCCTCGCCCTGGGAGGGCTGACGACCTGGGCCGGGGCCGGGAAGGCGGGCAGCCCGGCCCGGATCACCGTCTCGAACGGGCGGGTCCTCCTGCCGTACGGGAACAGCACGGACACCGCGGCGCTCTTCGACATCGCCAACGTCGGTGGCGCGGACGACCGCCTGGTGAACGTGACGTCCACTGCCGCGCACGGCCGGATCACCCTCAGCGGGCACCGCATGCTGGGCGGCCGGGCCGCGTACAAGACGGACGTGACCTCGGCCGGCGTCCCTGCGGGCGGTGTGCTGTCCATGTCGCCGCGCGGTGTGGACGTGACGCTGCGGGCCGGGGCCGACTGGCGGGCGGGTGACCTTGTACCGTTCACGCTGCACTTCGAGCGCAGCGCGCCGGTCGAGACGATCGCGGTCGTGATCCGCCCGAGCGACAGCGGTCCGTGA
- a CDS encoding ABC transporter substrate-binding protein, which translates to MRSRVWGGTAAVVLGGLLVAGCGGGGKDTADGNAGQAGKAASGGYPVSVTDCMGARTTFSGAPKRIVTSNASSLELLLRLGAGDQVIGTGFPPGKGTLPGTLDAQAQKVKVLSRTVIPKEKLLGSGADLYIDTFASTGSMGGGGMGDAPTAEEFKAAGIKHIYLKSTACAARSKSPVTDLSAVEADVTSLGAVTGTSAQAQKLVAGMKEKAGAVQKAVGGTAESNRPTYFFFDYDAGTKQPSVTCNRQIANAVITLAGARNVFADCDGDYKQVGWEDVIAKNPDWIQLGVRNRGSEAANKKAFDEAEQWLRSNPATKGLKAVEEGHFLRIGSEQTTIAGVGNADTVEAIAKTLYPGKVA; encoded by the coding sequence ATGCGTTCTCGTGTGTGGGGCGGTACCGCGGCCGTCGTACTGGGCGGCCTGCTGGTGGCGGGCTGCGGCGGCGGGGGGAAGGACACGGCGGACGGTAACGCGGGGCAGGCCGGGAAGGCGGCTTCCGGTGGCTACCCGGTGTCCGTCACCGACTGCATGGGCGCCAGGACCACCTTCTCCGGCGCCCCGAAGAGAATCGTCACCAGCAACGCCTCCAGCCTGGAGCTGCTGCTCCGCCTCGGCGCCGGCGACCAGGTGATCGGCACCGGCTTCCCGCCCGGCAAGGGCACGCTGCCCGGCACCCTCGACGCACAGGCGCAGAAGGTCAAGGTGCTCAGCCGGACAGTGATCCCCAAGGAGAAGCTGCTCGGCTCCGGAGCCGACCTCTACATCGACACCTTCGCCTCCACGGGAAGCATGGGCGGCGGAGGCATGGGGGACGCGCCGACGGCGGAGGAGTTCAAGGCGGCCGGGATCAAGCACATCTACCTGAAGTCCACCGCCTGTGCTGCCCGGAGCAAGAGCCCGGTGACCGATCTGTCCGCTGTCGAGGCCGATGTCACCTCCCTTGGCGCCGTCACCGGCACCAGTGCGCAGGCGCAGAAACTCGTCGCCGGGATGAAGGAGAAGGCGGGCGCGGTCCAGAAGGCGGTCGGCGGTACGGCGGAGAGCAACCGGCCCACGTACTTCTTCTTCGACTACGACGCCGGTACCAAGCAGCCCAGCGTCACCTGCAACCGCCAGATCGCCAACGCCGTGATCACCCTGGCCGGAGCCCGCAACGTCTTCGCCGACTGCGACGGCGACTACAAGCAGGTCGGCTGGGAGGACGTGATCGCGAAGAACCCCGACTGGATCCAGCTCGGCGTCCGCAACCGCGGCAGCGAGGCGGCGAACAAGAAGGCGTTCGACGAGGCCGAGCAGTGGCTGAGGTCGAACCCCGCCACCAAGGGCCTGAAGGCGGTCGAGGAGGGCCACTTCCTGCGCATCGGCTCCGAGCAGACCACCATCGCGGGAGTCGGGAACGCCGACACGGTCGAGGCCATCGCCAAGACCCTCTACCCCGGCAAGGTCGCCTGA
- a CDS encoding FecCD family ABC transporter permease: protein MAFTLVRRKAAAAEERGSLPAGPLTAVLAVALLAALTAAVAWGSTSIPPGEVWSVVWRRLSGEAPRPGTDDLIVWQLRFPRALLAALVGAGLGLVGTAVQALVRNPLADPYLLGISNGASLGAVAAIVLGLGAGGALGLGLSGAAFAGALATFALVWAVARRGGGFAPLRLVLAGVAIGQFLSGFTSYLVLQAGDEQQTHSVLFWLMGSLGGATWELLAVPAVAVPAALLWLQARARGLNALLMGDETAAGLGIDVIRLRRELFTVTSVLTGVLVAVSGAIAFVALMVPHVCRLVVGGDHRRLLPVSALFGALLLVVVDIVCRTAMDTQELPVGVVTSLLGAPALLYLLDRRLGSGS from the coding sequence GTGGCCTTCACACTGGTGCGCCGGAAAGCCGCGGCCGCGGAGGAGCGCGGCAGCCTGCCCGCCGGTCCGCTCACCGCGGTTCTGGCCGTGGCGCTGCTGGCCGCGCTGACGGCCGCCGTGGCCTGGGGCTCGACGTCGATCCCGCCCGGCGAGGTGTGGAGCGTGGTCTGGCGGCGGCTGTCCGGCGAGGCTCCGCGCCCCGGCACGGACGACCTCATCGTCTGGCAGCTCCGATTTCCTCGTGCCTTGCTCGCCGCCCTCGTCGGCGCCGGCCTCGGGCTCGTCGGTACGGCCGTCCAGGCGCTGGTGCGCAACCCGCTGGCCGACCCCTACCTGCTGGGCATCTCCAACGGCGCCTCCCTCGGCGCGGTCGCGGCGATCGTCCTCGGCCTCGGCGCCGGCGGGGCACTGGGACTGGGCCTGTCCGGGGCCGCTTTTGCCGGCGCGCTGGCGACCTTCGCGCTGGTGTGGGCGGTGGCCCGGCGCGGTGGCGGGTTCGCGCCTCTGCGGCTCGTGCTGGCCGGGGTCGCGATCGGCCAGTTCCTCTCCGGGTTCACCAGCTACCTGGTGTTGCAGGCCGGGGACGAGCAGCAGACCCACAGCGTCCTGTTCTGGCTCATGGGCAGCCTCGGCGGAGCGACGTGGGAACTGCTCGCGGTACCCGCCGTGGCCGTACCCGCCGCGCTGCTGTGGCTCCAGGCACGCGCCCGGGGCCTGAACGCCCTGCTGATGGGCGACGAGACGGCCGCCGGACTGGGCATCGACGTCATCCGGCTGCGCCGCGAGCTGTTCACCGTGACCAGCGTGCTGACCGGTGTCCTGGTGGCGGTCTCCGGCGCGATCGCGTTCGTCGCGTTGATGGTGCCGCATGTCTGCCGCCTGGTCGTGGGCGGCGATCACCGACGCCTGCTGCCGGTCTCCGCGTTGTTCGGAGCCCTGCTCCTGGTGGTGGTCGACATCGTGTGCCGTACGGCGATGGACACCCAGGAGCTGCCGGTCGGCGTGGTCACCTCTCTGCTCGGGGCTCCGGCCCTGCTGTACCTGCTGGACCGGCGCCTGGGGAGCGGAAGTTGA
- a CDS encoding ABC transporter ATP-binding protein, whose product MRIDIEDLYVAYAGRTVVAGAHLVAAEGEITGLVGPNGSGKSTLLRTVYRHLKPTAGRVLLAGTDLREMTPLRSARYVAALPQERGSDFELTVREVVAMGRTPYKRAFAGEDAADRDIVAQALTDVGMAEQAGRRFTALSGGERQRVLLARAFAQNPDVLVLDEPTNHLDIRHQVELLALLRAQRRTTLVSLHDLNAAASVCDRLHVLHDGAVVASGPPRDVLTPALMAEVFGVRAAVVDHPLTGDPLIAFDHRTPADEAPTAVPLETPTRG is encoded by the coding sequence TTGAGGATCGACATCGAGGACCTGTACGTCGCCTACGCCGGCCGTACGGTCGTCGCGGGCGCCCATCTCGTCGCGGCCGAGGGCGAGATCACCGGCTTGGTCGGGCCGAACGGCAGCGGCAAGTCCACGCTCCTGCGCACCGTCTACCGGCACCTGAAGCCCACCGCCGGGCGGGTCCTGCTCGCCGGCACCGACCTGCGCGAGATGACTCCGCTCCGGTCGGCGCGGTATGTGGCCGCCCTGCCGCAGGAGCGCGGGAGCGACTTCGAGCTGACCGTGCGCGAGGTCGTCGCGATGGGCCGTACGCCCTACAAGCGGGCCTTCGCCGGGGAGGACGCCGCCGACCGGGACATCGTCGCGCAGGCGCTCACCGACGTCGGCATGGCGGAACAGGCCGGACGGCGCTTCACGGCCCTGTCCGGCGGTGAGCGCCAACGCGTCCTGCTGGCACGGGCGTTCGCACAGAACCCGGACGTCCTGGTGCTGGACGAACCGACCAACCACCTCGACATCCGCCACCAGGTCGAGCTGCTCGCCCTCCTGCGTGCCCAGCGCCGTACGACCCTGGTGTCGCTGCATGACCTGAACGCCGCGGCCTCCGTCTGTGACCGCCTCCACGTCCTGCACGACGGAGCGGTCGTCGCCTCCGGCCCGCCGCGGGACGTCCTCACGCCCGCGCTGATGGCGGAGGTGTTCGGAGTGCGGGCGGCGGTTGTCGACCATCCCCTGACCGGTGACCCACTCATCGCCTTCGACCACCGGACGCCGGCGGACGAGGCGCCGACAGCCGTGCCGCTGGAGACGCCCACCCGGGGATGA
- a CDS encoding YcnI family protein: MSRTRTTLRRAGAVTALTAAGLLAAAGVASAHVTVHPDSYAKGATDGVLTFRVPNEEDNASTTKVQVFLPTDHPVLGVLVHPQDGWTAQVTNTKLKTPVKTDDGTITDAVSEITFSGGKIAPGQYEEFNVAFGQLPDDTGRLTFKTLQTYSDGKIVRWIEEAQGGQEPENPAPVLKLTAKGTEDGGGTSTVSPAGSKGSDSAKSTASAGDSTARGLGIAGLVAGVLGLAAAGFAVVRGRSAGSRAE; encoded by the coding sequence ATGTCCAGGACCCGCACCACCCTGCGCCGCGCCGGCGCCGTCACGGCCCTGACCGCCGCCGGACTCCTCGCTGCCGCGGGCGTCGCCTCCGCGCACGTCACCGTCCACCCCGACAGCTACGCCAAGGGCGCCACCGACGGCGTGCTGACCTTCCGTGTCCCCAACGAGGAGGACAACGCCTCCACCACCAAGGTCCAGGTCTTCCTGCCCACCGACCACCCTGTCCTCGGCGTGCTGGTGCACCCGCAGGACGGCTGGACCGCCCAGGTCACCAACACCAAGCTCAAGACGCCCGTCAAGACCGACGACGGCACCATCACCGACGCCGTCTCCGAGATCACCTTCAGCGGCGGCAAGATCGCGCCGGGCCAGTACGAGGAATTCAACGTAGCCTTCGGCCAGCTGCCCGACGACACCGGCCGGCTGACCTTCAAGACCCTGCAGACGTACTCCGACGGCAAGATCGTCCGCTGGATCGAGGAGGCGCAGGGCGGCCAGGAGCCGGAGAACCCGGCGCCCGTGCTCAAGCTCACCGCCAAGGGCACGGAGGACGGCGGTGGCACTTCGACCGTCTCGCCGGCGGGTTCGAAGGGCTCCGACAGCGCCAAGTCGACCGCCTCGGCCGGCGACTCGACCGCCCGCGGTCTCGGCATCGCCGGGCTGGTCGCCGGGGTGCTGGGCCTGGCCGCGGCGGGCTTTGCCGTCGTGCGCGGCCGTTCCGCCGGCTCCCGGGCGGAGTAG
- a CDS encoding exo-alpha-sialidase gives MSRTAVRRSLATATTALLSLGGLLLASHPALADVSNGGFESGSLTGWTSAGTTSVVGSGAHTGTYAARVGGTSPTNGDSSIAQTFTAPTGATQLSFWYSVTCPDTVTYDWATATVTDTTTGTTTTALAKTCTNGQGWKQVTSSVTAGHSYTLKLVSHDDNYAGDATYTLYDDVAFTTATPPPGLTQVSTDPFTNTSSQHATELEPDTFAYGNTIVASSQVGRFTDGGSSDIGWNTSTDGGTTWQHGMLPGITTYQGGTWARVSDPAVAYDAKHGTWMVAGLVIDSNVNGAGVSVSRSTNGTSWQNPVIAVGNDGQGYDKEWIVCDNSATSPYYGTCYVEVDVTSSGNAVVMSRSTDGGTTWSAPVAPSGGPSGLGGQPLVQPNGTVVVPYSANGSSIRAFNSTNGGSTWSASTLVANVSSHGVAGNLRDGEGLPSAEIDGSGKIYVAWQDCRFRSGCPANDIVYATSTNGTSWSAVTRVPIDATTSGVDHFIPGIGIDPATSGTTAKIGLYYYFYPNANCTTSTCQLEVGYISSANGGSTWSAPATVAGPMSLSQIAGSTQGSMVGDYISTSVVSGKAVSVFAVGKAPANGQAFDEALYTAGPLTVSGGSARATAHGAATVPSPHVTRPLPIRH, from the coding sequence ATGTCGCGCACTGCTGTCCGTAGATCCTTGGCGACCGCCACCACCGCCCTGCTCTCCTTAGGCGGCCTCCTTCTCGCCTCGCACCCGGCACTGGCCGACGTCTCCAACGGCGGCTTCGAGTCCGGCAGTCTGACCGGCTGGACATCCGCCGGGACCACATCCGTGGTCGGCTCCGGTGCCCACACGGGTACGTACGCCGCCCGGGTCGGCGGCACCTCACCCACCAACGGCGACTCCTCGATCGCCCAGACCTTCACCGCGCCGACCGGTGCCACCCAGCTGTCGTTCTGGTACAGCGTGACCTGCCCCGACACCGTCACGTACGACTGGGCCACCGCCACCGTGACCGACACCACGACCGGCACCACAACCACCGCGCTGGCCAAGACGTGCACCAACGGCCAGGGCTGGAAGCAGGTCACGTCGTCCGTGACCGCCGGCCACAGCTACACCCTCAAGCTCGTCAGCCACGACGACAACTACGCTGGCGACGCCACCTACACCCTCTACGACGACGTCGCCTTCACCACCGCCACCCCGCCGCCCGGTCTGACCCAGGTCAGCACGGACCCGTTCACCAACACCTCGAGTCAGCACGCCACCGAGCTGGAGCCCGACACCTTCGCCTACGGCAACACGATCGTCGCCTCCTCCCAGGTCGGGCGGTTCACCGACGGCGGCTCCTCCGACATCGGCTGGAACACCTCCACCGACGGCGGCACCACCTGGCAGCACGGCATGCTGCCCGGCATCACCACCTACCAGGGCGGCACCTGGGCCCGCGTCTCCGACCCGGCCGTCGCCTACGACGCCAAGCACGGCACCTGGATGGTGGCCGGACTGGTCATCGACTCGAACGTCAACGGCGCCGGCGTCAGCGTCAGCCGCTCCACGAACGGCACGAGCTGGCAGAACCCGGTGATCGCGGTCGGCAACGACGGCCAGGGCTACGACAAGGAGTGGATCGTCTGCGACAACTCCGCCACCAGCCCGTACTACGGCACCTGCTACGTCGAGGTGGACGTCACGTCCTCGGGCAACGCGGTGGTGATGAGCCGCTCCACCGACGGCGGCACGACCTGGTCGGCTCCGGTGGCCCCGTCCGGAGGACCGAGCGGCCTGGGTGGCCAGCCTCTCGTACAGCCGAACGGCACAGTCGTGGTCCCCTACTCCGCCAACGGGTCCTCGATCCGCGCCTTCAACTCGACCAATGGCGGCTCCACTTGGTCCGCCAGCACACTCGTCGCCAACGTCTCCAGCCACGGCGTGGCCGGCAACCTGCGTGACGGTGAGGGCCTGCCCTCCGCCGAGATCGACGGATCCGGCAAGATCTATGTCGCCTGGCAGGACTGCCGCTTCCGCTCCGGCTGCCCGGCCAACGACATCGTCTACGCCACCTCGACCAACGGCACCAGCTGGTCGGCCGTGACCCGGGTCCCCATCGACGCCACCACCAGCGGCGTGGACCACTTCATCCCCGGTATCGGCATCGACCCCGCCACCTCCGGTACCACCGCGAAGATCGGCCTCTACTACTACTTCTACCCGAACGCCAACTGCACCACGTCCACGTGCCAGCTGGAGGTCGGCTACATCTCCTCCGCCAACGGCGGCAGCACCTGGAGCGCCCCGGCCACGGTCGCCGGTCCCATGTCCCTGTCCCAGATCGCCGGGTCCACACAGGGCAGCATGGTCGGCGACTACATCTCCACCTCCGTCGTCAGCGGCAAGGCGGTCTCCGTCTTCGCCGTCGGCAAGGCCCCGGCCAACGGGCAAGCCTTCGACGAGGCTCTCTACACCGCCGGCCCGCTCACCGTCAGCGGCGGCAGCGCACGCGCCACGGCCCACGGCGCGGCGACCGTCCCCTCACCGCACGTCACCAGGCCGCTGCCGATCCGGCACTGA
- a CDS encoding sigma-70 family RNA polymerase sigma factor → MITSALPTSRAKNYEPAAPDESITAWALAARGGDAHAVEQFVRALHRDVQRYVAHLCGDPQAADDLAQDTFLRALSSLHRFEGRSSARAWLLSIARRAVIDSYRYAAARPRLTDVPDWQLAIELAQPCDLPGFDDGIALLDLLASLPDDRREAFTLTQLLGLPYAEAAEVSDCPIGTVRSRVARARATLMDLLDDGGTSHAVKAVGEDRPAALAA, encoded by the coding sequence GTGATTACCTCTGCCCTGCCCACGTCGCGCGCCAAGAACTACGAACCGGCGGCGCCCGACGAATCGATCACCGCATGGGCGCTGGCCGCCCGAGGCGGTGACGCGCACGCGGTCGAGCAGTTCGTGCGCGCCCTGCACCGGGACGTCCAGCGCTATGTCGCCCACCTCTGCGGCGATCCCCAGGCGGCGGACGATCTCGCGCAGGACACCTTCCTGCGCGCCCTCAGCAGCCTGCACCGGTTCGAGGGGCGTTCCTCGGCGCGGGCGTGGCTGCTGTCCATCGCCCGCCGAGCGGTGATCGACAGCTACCGGTACGCCGCCGCCCGCCCCCGCCTGACCGACGTACCGGACTGGCAGTTGGCGATCGAGCTGGCCCAGCCGTGCGACCTGCCCGGCTTCGACGACGGCATCGCCCTGCTCGATCTGCTGGCGTCGCTGCCCGATGACCGTCGGGAAGCGTTCACCCTCACGCAGCTGCTCGGCCTGCCGTACGCGGAGGCCGCCGAGGTGAGCGACTGCCCGATCGGCACGGTCCGCTCCCGCGTGGCCCGAGCCCGCGCAACGCTGATGGACCTGTTGGACGATGGGGGCACCTCCCACGCCGTTAAGGCAGTGGGGGAGGACCGGCCCGCCGCGCTGGCGGCCTGA